GAGAGCTGGTTCTCCTCGGCGCGGTGCGACAGGTTCGCCGCGTTGCAACCCGAGTCGACGGTCGCGCCGCCGAGCAACGATGTCTGGAAGAACGAGAGCGTTCCGGAACCCGCCTGCGGCGCGTACTTCACGATCGCCGCGTTCTTGCCGCCCACCTGCTTCCAGTTGCTCGCCTTCGGCTTGCCGTCGGCGCCGCAGGTGTAGATGTCGGCGAGCTGGTTCACGCTGAGGTTCGCCGGCGCCGCCGAGTTCGCGTGGGCGCCGGTTCCGATCACGGACCAACTCACGGCGTCGAGCGCGATCGCGTACGACTCGAGGTCGGGCGTGTCCGACGCGGCGCCGAGCCCACGCGACGAGCGCGCGAAGTCGACGAGGCAACCGGGGTGCGCGCCGGCGTCGTCGTTCTGCAGCGCGGTGATGCCGGCGGACGAGCCGTTCGGCGGTGTGTGCGCGGCGTCGGACGAATCCCACGTGTACGAGCCGTTCGAATGCCACGGTGACGTCTTCGGACAACCGGCATCGGCCGGCACCGTGACGCTCGCCGGGAACCCGGTCGCCACCGAGTTCGACGGCGGGATCTCGGTGACGTTCGCGACCTTCTTCTTGAACTTGTTGTAGAGGTCGTCGAGCCCGCCGTGCGTGTGCGCGGCACCGTTCGGCGACCCCGCCATCAAGAAGTAGATCGTGTCCGACCCCGCGCCCGAGAGCACGGTCTTCGTTGCGGCACCCGCGCTCGCGGTGCCCGCGAGTGCCAATGCCAGACCGAGCACGCCCGCCAGTGCGGTCGCGCCGAGCCGCTTGCCCAACGTCCTCATACGGGAAGCCTCCTCGTCGTTCGTGATGACGCCGTTCGACGCCACATCCCGCGGTCAGGTGTAACGAACGCAGGCAACGACTCCCCGGCCCGCAGTCGACGCGTACATGAACTCGCGGTGAACGCGACGAAGCCCGGCCATCCCTGGCCGGGCCTCGCGTGGAACGGGTGACGCTGTGTGTTGAGGGTTGGGCGTTAGACCGGTGTTGCGTCGAACCGGCAGTAGCCGGACGGCTGCCCCGCGCCCTGCACCGCGTCGGGCAACGGCAGGAAGCCGAATGCCTTCAGCATCGCCGCGACCTTCTTGTGGCTCGCGACGCTCGCCTTGTCCGAGGCGTCCTGGCAGAGGAAGCCGTTGTGCAGGTTGTTCTGGTTGATACCGACGTACGAAGCCGAAGCCGCGTAGGTGGGCTCGTTCTGCGTCAGGATGTTGTAGACGTAGCGCGTGCCCACGAAGTGCGGCGCGTCGGGGTCGGTGCCCTCGTTGATCGTCGAAGCACTCGGCTTGAGGTTTTCGACGGCCTCGAGGACCGCACCGTTGCGGAGGTCGGGCTCGGCCTTGGCACCCTGCGACTTCCACTTCGCGTAGCTGAACGGCGAGATGAGGTTGTCGAGGTCAGCGGCCGGGATCGCCTCGGTGCCCGAGTTGCAGGTCGGGTCGTTGCCCGTGCAACGTGTCGAGAGTTGGTTCTCCTCGGCGCGGTGCGACAGGTGGGCGGCGTTGCAACCCGAGTCGACCGTGGCACCACCGAGCAGCGCGGTCTGGAAGAACGACAGCGTGCCCGAACCCGTCTGCGGCGCGTACTTCACGATCGCCGCCGACTTTCCACCGACGTTGATCCAGTTGCCGAACTTCGGCGTGCCGTCGGCCTTGCAGGTGTAGATCTTCGTGAGCTGACCGACGCTCAGGTTGTGCGGTGCGTGCGTGTTCTTGTTCGCACCGCTCCCGATGATCGCCCAGCTGACGGCGTCGAGCGCGAACGCGTACGACTCGAGGTCGGGCGTGTCCGAAGCGTTGCCGAGACCACGCGACGAACGCGCGAAGTCGACGAGACAACCCGGGTTCGCACCCGCGTCGTCGTTCTGCAGCGCGGTGATGCCGGCGGACGAGCCGTTCGGCGGGGTCTTCGGGCCCGTGCTCGAGTCCCACGTGTAGGCCGGGCAGTTGTTGTCGGCCGGGATCGTCACGCTCGCCGGGAATCCGGTCGCCGTCGCGTTCGACGGAGGAATTTCCTTCACGGCCACGGTCGAGCTCGACGCGTTGAACAGGGAGTCGAGTCCGGCCTTGGGCTTGGTCGCCGAGTTCGGCGAACCGGCCATCAGGAAGTAGATGGTGTCGGAACCGGCTCCCGAGAGCTCGGTCTGCGTTGCCGCGTGAGCCGGGATTGCGGCTCCCACTGACATCGCCAGACCGAGCGCCCCCACGAGCGCGGTAGTGAGGGCGGTCTTGCCCAGGATCTTCAAATGAGCTTCCTCTCCTTCAGACGGTCCGGAGACTCCGCCGAGAATCCCCCGGGCGAAGCCGGACGTCGGTTTAATCACGCAAAGTGAACGGCCTCACCGTGCGCAGGCATCGGGAACATGAACTCCCGGTGGCATCGCGCCGCTCGGTACCGCGTGGTCGCGCGCGCGCGCGTAGACAAGACGCATCAGCACCACACCGGCCGCGCGCAGGGCGCGCGTGCCTTGTCCGATCGGGGGATCCGTGCGCCGCGTGCCGTGCCTCGCGCTCGTGCTCTGTGTTGCCGTCGCGGCCTGCAGCAGTGGCGGCGCCGCTACTTCATCGACATCGACGACATCGGCGACTTCCGCGCCGACCTCGACGATGAAGAGCACGGTCGACGAGTCCGTGTACAACGGCGGGGGCATCTACAACGTCGGCGAGGTGACGCTGACGCTCGCGGGCGGCACGCCGGTCGACGTCTGGTATCCCGCGAACGGCACGGTCGGCGTGGGCTCCGCGACGTACGACGTGCGCGACTTCCTTCCCGCCGCGATCAAGCAGGACCTCGGGAAGCAACATCTGTACGTCGGAACCGATGCCAATCGCAACGTGCTCGTCGGCGCGCCCGGTGAAGTGTTCCCGGTCGTCGTCTTGAGTCACGGCACCGCCGGCTATCGCGACGAGGCGACGTACCTCACGACGCGACTCGCGTCGTGGGGGATGATCGTCGCGGTTCCGGAGGACCCGTCGCGCGATCTCGCGCACGCCCTCACGTCGGGTGCGTCGACCCTGTCGCCGTCGGCGACGCAAGTGCTCGCGACCATCGCGCTCCTGCAGCACGAGAACGCGAGTGCCAGCGGTCCGTTCAAGGCTCGCGTCGATCTCTCGCGGATCGCGGTGATGGGCATCGACAGTGGTGTGCCGATCGCGCGTGCGGCTGCGCTCGACGCGCGTGTCGACGCGTACGTTGCGATCGCGCCGCCGGCGTCGAGCGCGTCGAGCGCGGGGAGCGCGTCGAGCGCGTCGCGTATGTCGAGCGCGTCGACGCCGAACAAGCCGTCGTTGTTCGTCGCCGGCACGGCCGACAAGGTGACGCCCGGCAGCGCCGCGACCGCGCAGTACGGGCGCGCGCCGGCGCCGTCGTACGAGTGGCTGATCGATGGCGCGGGCCACAACGCGTTCACCGACGTCTGCGTCGTCGCGCAGCCCGCCGGCGGTCTCGTGAAGGTGCTCGACTCGGCCGGTTCGGGCGCGATGCTGTCGAACCCGCTCGTTGCACAACTCACCGACGGTTGCGCGGCGCCTGCCATCGCCCCGTCGAACGCGTGGCCGCTGATCGACCAGGTCGTCACGGGGTTCCTGAAGCACTTCATCGGACCCGACCCCGCGCCGGTCGGCGTCGGTCCGTCGGGCGTTCGGACGATGGGCGGCGTGAGCGTGACGATCTCGCAGAAGGCGCGCTGAGTCCGCGGAGCTCGCGCGAGCCGGTTACAGCGTCGCGGGGAGCAGCTTCGTGATGTTCTCGAACACGATCCACGCGGACGCGAGCACGATCGGCACGCACACGAGGTAGGCCGACCAGCGCGTCCACCGGCGCCACAGCCACACGGATCCGACCGCCGCGATGAGCAGCACCTCGAGCCAGAGCACGAGCGAGAGGATGCCGTCGTTCTCGCCGCTCAGCCCGAGCTCGTCGCGGTCGAGCGGGTTGGGGTCGCTCGATCCTGCCCACGGCTTGTCGAGCAGATGCGCCTGCGCGTACAGACGGCTCGTGCCGACGTACGGCGGATCCGACGTGACGAGGGTCAGCTGGTTCTTGCCCGCGGTCGTGCCGATCGGATCGCCGCGCGTCGCCCTCGTCGTGAACACGGAGTCGACGCGGTAGCGAGCGCGACCCTGCATCGTCCACACGAGGATCTCGTCGCCCTTGTGCAACGAGCCGATGTGACGGAACGGGCCGCCGTAGGCCTCGCGGCGGGCGAACAACACCGAGTTACCGACCTGACCCGGCAACGGTGTCGCGCGCAGATGGCCCGGACCCGCACGCAGCGTTCCACTCGTCGTGCCCTGCACGACGATCTGGTGCAAGCCGATCGCGGGGATGCGCAGGTCCGCGACCGGCGTGCCGTTGTCGATCACGCCGCCCGTCGGCGCTGCGAGGTTCTCGACACTCTTCGCAAAGCGGCGTTGCAGTCCGACCTGCGTACGCGCTTCGGCGAACCCGGAGAGCACGAAGAGGAACACGAGCATCGCGAGCACGAGCAGGCTGAACGTCGTGAGCCCGCGGCTGATGACGCTCGAGACGTCGGTCGACGACGACGCGGCCTTGGCTCGGCGTTCCCGGCGTTCGCCCGCGACCAGGTCGACCGCCTGCGTGTCGGGTTCGCGCTCGGCGACGGCGACGGCGCTGCGAGTCGACTCGTCGCGGATGTCGATGACGTTCGGTTCCTGCGTCGCGGTCACGAGCCCACCGTTGTCGCGGCCGCGGGCTCCTTGGGTGCGCGGCGCAAGCGGGCGCGCGCCGCGGCCCAGCCGCGCTTCGCGAAGGGCCGGCCGCGGCGGCCGAGCGGATAGAGACCCGCGAGCAGCGCGAGCGCGACGAAGATCGGCAAGCCGTAGCGCTCGCCGGTGTCGGCGATCGCGACGACGGGACTCTCGACCCGCTCGTGGTGCGTCTTCGTCGGCGTCGACGTGTGCTTCGTCGTGGTCGGCGTCGTCGCGTTCGGGCTCGTCGACCCCGAGTCACTGATCGGGCCGTCGTCGTAGCTCGTGCCGCCGTCGTTGCCCAACGGCACAACGGAGTTGTCGGTCGGTGACGACGGAGGATTCGCCGTCGGCGTGGTGGTGGGTGTCGACGGCGTGGTGCCCGCGACCTTGATGCGACCGGCGGCGGCCGCGTCCTGCGTGATCAGGCTGGCGGGCATCGGCAGGTAACCGGTCGGGAGCGTCGTCTGCCCGCGACCGGCGACGAACGCGAGGAAGTTCTCGAGGTTGGTCGCGAAGGTCGCGCTCGTGACCGAGGTCGGGAGCATCGCGTAGTCGACCTTCGTGAGCGGGTAGATCGCGGGGTCCTTCGCGGTGAAGTCCGGATACTTCGTGATGCCGTCGGGATTCGTCTTCATCGCCGCGAAGCCGGCGGCGAGTGAGTCCGGCGTCGGCCCGACCGGCTTGCCTGCCGCGTTGATGATCTTCGCCATCGGCAGCTGGTAGCGCTGCGCGGTCTGGTAGTCGACGAGTCCGATGAAGCCGAAGGCCTTCGGGCTCGTCGGCGCGCTCTCGGCCGGCTTCACGCCGTAGAAGAGCTTGCGCACGACCGGGAGCTCACCCGTGAGCGGCACGTACGCGTTGTCGCCGGGGTCGCGGCTCTCGAAGATCTCCGTCGGGTACTGGACGTTCTTCCAGCCCGGGTTCACCGCGTTGCTCTCGAGGAAGCTCTCGGCCGCGGCGTCGTGCGCGATCCAGTCGGTCGCGAAGTACGTGTCGGCGCTGCGCTCGCCGCGCAGCAGCGGCGGCGCGATCCCGCCCGTCGGCCAATGGTGGTTCTGGTTGAGCTGGTTCAGCTCCTTGTCACCGAAGAAGCTCGTCTTGTCGGACTGCGGTCCGACGAGGTTCGAGTCGCTGATGATCCGAGCGACCAGTCGGGGCGAGAGCGTGAGATCGGTGATGCGCTTGCCGGTGGTCGGATCGATCATGTTGTACGCGAGCACGTCGGCACCGACGTCGATTGGCGCGTACGTGTACGAGGGGTGCTTGGGCGCGGCGGCGAGCTCCGCGGCGGTCGGCGGCATCGAGGTCGCGGCCATGTCGACCAACCCGTTCAGGAAGTCCTCACGTCCCGAGACCGACGACGTCTCGGTGTAGTCGAGGATCAGCTTCGGGTTCGCGGTGCAGAGATTGGCGGCCCAGTAGTACATGAGCTGCGCAGCCGACGCCTCGCCCTCGGACCGCACGTCGTAGTTCGTGACCTGGGGGCAGTCGTCGACGCTCTTCGAGAACGTGATCGGCGCGACCGCGGCGGTCGGTGGGAGCGCGTTCCGCGGCGGGATGATGCCGGTGTTCTCGTACGCCACGATCGAGCACGGGCTCGACTCGCTGCAGTTCAACAACGGCTGCTGGGCCGCGGGCAGGATCTCGACGTAGACGCTGCCGGTGCCGTCCGATTGCGTGACGCCCGTCGTGACCTCGTTGCCCTGGTTCGGGAACGGCGTCGCGGTCAAGCAGTCGTCGACGGTGGTCGGGTCGCGGTCGACGTCGATCTTCTGCGGGTTGGCTCTGCACTGCAGCAGGTTCACCGTGTTGTTGAAGCCGGACGTCGGATCGAACCCGCTCCACTGCACGAGCGCGACCTGATCGCCGAGACCGGTCGCCGGCGTCACGGTGAGCGTGCGCCCCGCCGCACGCGCGGGATTTACGCCGACGAGCGCGCTCGCGCACACGGCGGCGATCAACACGACGAGCAAGAGCACACGCGCCGAGAGCGCGCGCGTACCGAATGTTCGGGGCCGGGATCGAGAGGGCATCGTCACCTTTCGAGACGTCGCTTCGCATCGTCGCATCACCGATGTGCACACGCCTCCTGTGTCGGGCGAATTCACTCCTCGTTCACCTCGGGGCCAGGGCGACGCCATTCGCATCGTGTGAAGTAGCGGTGGACGCGACCAGCACGGCCCTGCGCGCACGATCGCGCGCGCCGCGGGAGGGACTCTGCCGGTGACGGCAACCGAATCGTGGGCAGCCTCCGAGGGCGCGCCGATCAGCATCCGCGTTCACCGCTCGAACAGCGACCGCGTGTACCGCGGTGTCGCCTACGGCGCGGGCGTCATCACGCTCACGATCATGGGATTGATCGGCCTCTTCCTGTTCCTCAAGGCGTGGCCCGCGCTGCACCGCTTCGGACTGCACTTCTTCACGGCGCAGCAGTGGCTCCCGCAAGCGAGCACGTTCGGAGTCGCGGCCGCGCTCTTCGGAACCGCCGTCATCGGGCTCATCGCGCTGGCGCTCGCGGTTCCGGTCGCGACGCTCTGTGCGTTGTTCATCACCGAGTACGCGCCGCGACGGCTCAAGGGCCCGATCACCGCCCTCATCGACGTACTCGCCGCGGTGCCGAGCCTGATCTACGGCCTGTGGGGCGTCGCGGTGCTCGGCAACAAGGTGCTTCCGCTCAGTGTCTGGCTCTCGAAGCACCTCGCGTTCATCCCGATCTTCAACGCGTCGAAAGCACGCACGTTCTCGGCTTCTGAGCTCATCGCGGGGATGGTCGTCGCGCTCATGATCGTGCCGTTGTGCACCGCGGTGATGCGTGAGGTGTTCGCGTCGGCGCCACCGGGCGAGAAGGAAGGCGCGCTCGCGCTCGGCGGCACGCAGTGGGGCGTCATCCGCGACGTCGTGTTGCCGTTCGGCAAAGGCGGCATGATCGGTGGCGCGATGCTCGGGCTCGGCCGAGCGCTCGGCGAGACGATCGCGGTGACGCTCATCATCTCGCCCGACTTCAAGATCTCACACCTCGTGCACGTCCTTCCCGCGGGTGGGAACTCGATCGCGTCGCTGATCGCACTGAAGTTCGGCGAGTCCGCATCGGGCATCGGCTTCAACGCGCTCATGGCCGCGGGCCTCACGCTGTTCGTCGTGACCCTCGCCGTGAACGCGCTCGCGTCCACGATCGTGGCCCGTTCCCGCTCCGGATCGGCGACCGAGATATGACGGTTCTGGAGACGCCGCCGCGCCCGGCGGAGACGACGCGCGAAGCGCGAGTCTTTCCGGCCGCGTCGGAGCGGATTCGAGTGCGCGCCTTCGGTCCGAGCGACGCCGGCGAGCTCACCGTCTGCTTCCTCGCCGCGCTCGCGCTGGTATGGCTCGTCTACGAGCGGCTCACGCCGTTGAGTGGCGCGCTCGGATTCTGGGTCTGCACCTACGTCGCGTTCCTCGCCATCGCCGGGTTCGTCGCGCGTGAGCAGCACGGAGCGGTCGTCGCGCGCGACCAGGTCGTGCGCATCGTCGTGTGGAGCGGAGCCGTCGGTGTCATCGTCCCGCTGATCTCGATCGTCGTGACCGTCGTGAGCCACGGTGTCCACGCGTTGGGCCTGCACTTCTTCACCCAAGACGGCAGTCTCGTAGGCCCGCTCGATCCCGCGAGCAAGGGCGGCGCGTCCGACGCGATCGTCGGGACGCTCGAGCAGGTCGGGATCGCACTGCTGATCTCGGTGCCGCTCGGCGTGAGCACCGCGGTGTTCCTCAACGAGATCGGCGGCCGGCTCGCGCGGCCCGTACGAACGATTGTCGACGCGATGAGCGCGATCCCGTCGATCGTCGCCGGTCTCTTCATCTTCATCGCGGTGATCGAAGAGATGGGCTACCACACCGGTGGATTCGCCGGCGCGCTGGCGCTGTCGGTGCTGATGCTGCCGACGGTGACGAGAACGTCGGAGCTCGTGTTGCGGTTGGTGCCGAACGGTCTCCGCGAGGCGTCGCTCGCGCTCGGATCGACCGAGTGGCGCACAACGCGCCATGTCGTGCTCCCGACGTCGCGCAGCGGGCTCGTCACCGCGGTGCTCCTGGGTGTCGCGCGTGTCGTCGGCGAGGCCGCACCGCTGCTCTTCACCCTCGGGAGCGCGCACGTCTTCAACGGCAACCCGTTCTCGCGTCCGCAGAACGGGCTTCCACTCCTGATTTGGAACCAGTACTTCCTGCTCTCGCAGAAGTACTCCGTGCAGCGCGCGTGGAACGCCGCGCTGGTGCTGCTCGGCATCGTGTTCGTCCTGTTCGTACTCGCGCGGGTCGCCGGCGGCCGGAAAGTCGGCCACATCGGGCGCGTGCGCCGCTTCCGTCTCGCACGAAAGGGTCTCGCATGACGATCGCGCTCGACGCGTCTCCGACCTCGCCTCCATCGCCGGCGCCGGACGCGCCGACGGGGGCCACGCTCACCGCGCGCAATGTCGGCGCGTGGTTCGGAACGCACCACGTGCTCGCCGACGTGTCGCTCGACATGCCCGCGCGTCAGGTCACGGCGCTCATCGGGCCGTCGGGCTGCGGGAAATCGACGTTCCTCCGCGTCCTCAACCGCATGCACGAGCTCGTGCCGGGAGCGAGCCTCTCGGGTCACATCCGGCTCGACGGCAATGACATCTATCGCGGCAACGTCGCGGTCACCGAGACGCGGCGACGGATCGGCATGGTGTTCCAGAAGCCGAATCCGTTCCCTGCGATGACGATCTCGGAGAACGTGCTCGCGGGCCTCAAGCTCTCGGGCCTGAAGCGCTCGAAGCACGCCGACATCGTCGAGAACTGCCTGCAGCGCGCCGGGCTCTGGAACGAGGTGAAGAACCGGCTCGGCGACGCGGGCGGCGGACTCTCGGGCGGTCAGCAGCAGCGGCTCTGCATCGCGCGCGCGCTCGCCGTCCTGCCGTCGGTGCTGCTCATGGACGAGCCGTGTTCCGCACTCGACCCGACGTCGACGCGCCGCATCGAGGAGACGATCGCGGAGCTGTCGGAGACGGTGACGATCGTGATCGTCACGCACAACATGCAGCAGGCCCAACGGGTCTCGCACGGCTGCGCGTTCTTCCTCGCCGCCGAGAACGAGCCCGGTTACATCGTCGAGTCGGGCCCGACCGAGAAACTGTTCTCGGAGCCCGACGACCCCCGCACGCTCGACTACGTCCGCGGTCGGTTCGGATGACCGTCGACCGCGCCCCCCGGAGGTAGCCATGTCTCGCTTCAAGCGCGTCTTCGCGCGCGCCGGCGCGATCCTTGCGGTCGTCGGTGCGATCGCGACCTTCCTGCCCGCTGCGCCCGCGTCCGCTGGCCCGCAACCCGCGGGGCTCGCGACGATCAACGGCGCGGGCTCGACGTGGGTGTACATCGCGATCAACCAGTGGCAGGCCGACGTCAGGCGTCAGGGCGTGCCGGTGAACTTCACGGCGAACGGCTCGACCGCAGGCCGCGTCTTCTACTACCAGAACCAGGCCGACTTCGCCGC
This sequence is a window from Acidimicrobiia bacterium. Protein-coding genes within it:
- the pstC gene encoding phosphate ABC transporter permease subunit PstC, producing MTATESWAASEGAPISIRVHRSNSDRVYRGVAYGAGVITLTIMGLIGLFLFLKAWPALHRFGLHFFTAQQWLPQASTFGVAAALFGTAVIGLIALALAVPVATLCALFITEYAPRRLKGPITALIDVLAAVPSLIYGLWGVAVLGNKVLPLSVWLSKHLAFIPIFNASKARTFSASELIAGMVVALMIVPLCTAVMREVFASAPPGEKEGALALGGTQWGVIRDVVLPFGKGGMIGGAMLGLGRALGETIAVTLIISPDFKISHLVHVLPAGGNSIASLIALKFGESASGIGFNALMAAGLTLFVVTLAVNALASTIVARSRSGSATEI
- the pstA gene encoding phosphate ABC transporter permease PstA, whose product is MTVLETPPRPAETTREARVFPAASERIRVRAFGPSDAGELTVCFLAALALVWLVYERLTPLSGALGFWVCTYVAFLAIAGFVAREQHGAVVARDQVVRIVVWSGAVGVIVPLISIVVTVVSHGVHALGLHFFTQDGSLVGPLDPASKGGASDAIVGTLEQVGIALLISVPLGVSTAVFLNEIGGRLARPVRTIVDAMSAIPSIVAGLFIFIAVIEEMGYHTGGFAGALALSVLMLPTVTRTSELVLRLVPNGLREASLALGSTEWRTTRHVVLPTSRSGLVTAVLLGVARVVGEAAPLLFTLGSAHVFNGNPFSRPQNGLPLLIWNQYFLLSQKYSVQRAWNAALVLLGIVFVLFVLARVAGGRKVGHIGRVRRFRLARKGLA
- a CDS encoding phosphate ABC transporter ATP-binding protein, which produces MTIALDASPTSPPSPAPDAPTGATLTARNVGAWFGTHHVLADVSLDMPARQVTALIGPSGCGKSTFLRVLNRMHELVPGASLSGHIRLDGNDIYRGNVAVTETRRRIGMVFQKPNPFPAMTISENVLAGLKLSGLKRSKHADIVENCLQRAGLWNEVKNRLGDAGGGLSGGQQQRLCIARALAVLPSVLLMDEPCSALDPTSTRRIEETIAELSETVTIVIVTHNMQQAQRVSHGCAFFLAAENEPGYIVESGPTEKLFSEPDDPRTLDYVRGRFG
- a CDS encoding substrate-binding domain-containing protein; amino-acid sequence: MKILGKTALTTALVGALGLAMSVGAAIPAHAATQTELSGAGSDTIYFLMAGSPNSATKPKAGLDSLFNASSSTVAVKEIPPSNATATGFPASVTIPADNNCPAYTWDSSTGPKTPPNGSSAGITALQNDDAGANPGCLVDFARSSRGLGNASDTPDLESYAFALDAVSWAIIGSGANKNTHAPHNLSVGQLTKIYTCKADGTPKFGNWINVGGKSAAIVKYAPQTGSGTLSFFQTALLGGATVDSGCNAAHLSHRAEENQLSTRCTGNDPTCNSGTEAIPAADLDNLISPFSYAKWKSQGAKAEPDLRNGAVLEAVENLKPSASTINEGTDPDAPHFVGTRYVYNILTQNEPTYAASASYVGINQNNLHNGFLCQDASDKASVASHKKVAAMLKAFGFLPLPDAVQGAGQPSGYCRFDATPV
- a CDS encoding substrate-binding domain-containing protein, which codes for MRTLGKRLGATALAGVLGLALALAGTASAGAATKTVLSGAGSDTIYFLMAGSPNGAAHTHGGLDDLYNKFKKKVANVTEIPPSNSVATGFPASVTVPADAGCPKTSPWHSNGSYTWDSSDAAHTPPNGSSAGITALQNDDAGAHPGCLVDFARSSRGLGAASDTPDLESYAIALDAVSWSVIGTGAHANSAAPANLSVNQLADIYTCGADGKPKASNWKQVGGKNAAIVKYAPQAGSGTLSFFQTSLLGGATVDSGCNAANLSHRAEENQLSTRCKNNDQTCASGTQPIPTADLGKLISPFSYAKWNSQKAGSEPDLRNGAVLEKVAGVKPTPQSINEGGANHFVGTRYVFTVLTQDEPTYAAAASYVGINQKTLKNGFLCQDQGDAAHVKSRRQIVAVLKAFGFTPLTDQVEGPGDPRGFCRFNPTPL
- a CDS encoding substrate-binding domain-containing protein, with the translated sequence MPSRSRPRTFGTRALSARVLLLVVLIAAVCASALVGVNPARAAGRTLTVTPATGLGDQVALVQWSGFDPTSGFNNTVNLLQCRANPQKIDVDRDPTTVDDCLTATPFPNQGNEVTTGVTQSDGTGSVYVEILPAAQQPLLNCSESSPCSIVAYENTGIIPPRNALPPTAAVAPITFSKSVDDCPQVTNYDVRSEGEASAAQLMYYWAANLCTANPKLILDYTETSSVSGREDFLNGLVDMAATSMPPTAAELAAAPKHPSYTYAPIDVGADVLAYNMIDPTTGKRITDLTLSPRLVARIISDSNLVGPQSDKTSFFGDKELNQLNQNHHWPTGGIAPPLLRGERSADTYFATDWIAHDAAAESFLESNAVNPGWKNVQYPTEIFESRDPGDNAYVPLTGELPVVRKLFYGVKPAESAPTSPKAFGFIGLVDYQTAQRYQLPMAKIINAAGKPVGPTPDSLAAGFAAMKTNPDGITKYPDFTAKDPAIYPLTKVDYAMLPTSVTSATFATNLENFLAFVAGRGQTTLPTGYLPMPASLITQDAAAAGRIKVAGTTPSTPTTTPTANPPSSPTDNSVVPLGNDGGTSYDDGPISDSGSTSPNATTPTTTKHTSTPTKTHHERVESPVVAIADTGERYGLPIFVALALLAGLYPLGRRGRPFAKRGWAAARARLRRAPKEPAAATTVGS
- a CDS encoding sortase, producing the protein MTATQEPNVIDIRDESTRSAVAVAEREPDTQAVDLVAGERRERRAKAASSSTDVSSVISRGLTTFSLLVLAMLVFLFVLSGFAEARTQVGLQRRFAKSVENLAAPTGGVIDNGTPVADLRIPAIGLHQIVVQGTTSGTLRAGPGHLRATPLPGQVGNSVLFARREAYGGPFRHIGSLHKGDEILVWTMQGRARYRVDSVFTTRATRGDPIGTTAGKNQLTLVTSDPPYVGTSRLYAQAHLLDKPWAGSSDPNPLDRDELGLSGENDGILSLVLWLEVLLIAAVGSVWLWRRWTRWSAYLVCVPIVLASAWIVFENITKLLPATL